DNA sequence from the bacterium genome:
GCAAATATTTCAGAAAAATTTACCCAAAAAATTAAAATTTGATGGATATATGAGAGGCAAATTCTCATCTGAATCAGATAAACTTGAATTTGAATATCTTTATATGTATTTATCCACTGAGATAGATAATTTTGTTTTTTCTCAGATAAAAAATAAAATTCAAATTCTTATACCATCCCTTGGGATAATCCTGAAAGATACAAAAGAAAATATGGAAAACTTTGGAAAGATGCAACAAAAAGAAAACAATCAGCAGAATAATTTTTTACCTGTAAATTTTCTTGGAATAATATTTTCATATTTAACAGAGAAAGAAGACGAAATTAAATCAAAAATTCAATTTATAAAGGAAGGAGAAAGAGAAAATATAAAGACCTTTTTTTATAACTATCGATTTCCTGATGGAAACATGACTTTTGAAATATTTGATAATTTTTACACTTTTAGCAGCATAGAAATTCTCAATAATAAAGACCAGACAAGTGTAATTTTAAATTATAAGGTCCCTGAAAAAGGAGTAAAAATTTGGTCCTATCTTCCAGATGGAATTAAGTTAAGGAGCGAAAAAGATAAAAATTTAGTAATTATTAATCTAACGGATATAAAATATAATAAGTTGTTTTCTGAATCTGATTTTAAAATCAAAGAGATGACTTTTCCAGAATTAATAAGTTCTATTTTTTTAAAAGTTTCAAAGTAAATTATCTCTTGACACATTTTTTTAAAAAGGGTATAATATTTAATCAAGTTAATAAACAAATTAATAAAACAAAAAACAAAAATTCCAAAATAAAAATTTCTTTTTAACCCAAAAAGGAGGTGAAGAATGGCTGCTAAATTTAAAATTAGACCGCTTGGCGATAGAGTTGTAGTTGAACCGCTTGAAGCAGAAGAAAAAACAAAAGGTGGAATAATTCTTCCAGACACTGCAAAAGAAAAACCACAGGAAGGAAAAGTTGTTGCTGTTGGAAAAGGTAAACTTAACGATAAAGGAGAATTAACTCCACTTGAAGTTAAAGTAGGAGACAAAGTTTTATATGGTAAGTATTCAGGAACAGAAGTAACTGTTGATAATAAACAGTATATAATTTTAAGAGAAGAAGATATTCTTGCTATTGTTGAAGAAAAAGAAAAATAAAAAGGAGGTGAAAGATGGCAAAACAAATATTACTTGGTGAAGAAGCAAGAAGAAAGATACTTGAAGGAATGGAAATAATGGCATCTTCTTTAAAACCAACTCTCGGTCCAAAAGGAAGATGTGCAGTTTTGGAGAAAAAATTTGGATCTCCAACAGTTATAAATGATGGAGTAACAATTGCAAAAGAAATTGAACTTGAAGACCCATATTTAAATCTTGGGGCTCAACTTTTAAGAGAAGTTGCATCAAAAACAAACGATGTTGCAGGAGATGGAACAACAACTGCATCTTTACTTGCTGTTACGATTGCTAAAGAAGGGTTTAAAAATGTTGCAGCAGGAGCTAATCCTGTTCATTTAAGAAGGGGTATTGAAAAAGCAGTAAAAGCAATCGTTGCAAAGTTAAAAATGATGAGCAAACCAGTAAAAGATAAACATGAAATTCAGCAGGTAGCAACAATAGCAGCAGCAAATGATACAGAAATAGGTAAGATTATAGCAGAAGCAATGGATAAAGTCGGAAAAGAAGGAGTTATAACTGTTGAAGAAGCAAAGGGAACTGAAACAGAACTTAAAGTTGTTGAAGGTATGCAATTTGATAGAGGATATCTCTCTCCTTATTTTATAACCGACCCTGAGAGAATGGAATGTGTCCTTGAAGATGTTTATATTTTAATTCATGACAAAAAAATCTCATCTGTTAAAGATATTCTCCCACTTCTTGAAAAGATTGCTCAATCAGGGAGACCTTTACTTATAATTGCAGAAGAAGTTGAAGGAGAGGCACTCGCAACTTTAGTTGTTAACAAAATGAGAGGAACATTACAGTGCTGTGCAGTTAAAGCACCTGGATTTGGAGAAAGAAGAAAAGCAATGCTTGAAGATATAGCGATTTTAACCGGTGGTCAGGCAATTATGGAAGAACTTGGACTTAAACTTGAAAATGTTGACCTTTCAATGCTTGGAAGAGCAAAAAGAGTTATAGTTGACAAAGAAAATACTACAATTGTTGAAGGTGCTGGTTCTGCTTCAAAAATACAAGGAAGAATCAATCAGATAAAAAGTGAAATTGAAAAAACAACATCTGATTATGACAGAGAAAAATTACAGGAAAGACTTGCAAAACTTGCAGGAGGAGTTGCTGTTATCAATGTTGGAGCACCAACAGAAACAGATATGAAAGAAAGGAAAGCAAGAGTTGAGGATGCTTTAAGCGCAACAAGAGCAGCAGTTGAAGAAGGAGTTGTCCCTGGTGGAGGAGTTGCATTAATCAGATGTCAGGATGAAATAGATAAAATAAAATTTGATGACCCTGATGAAAAAACAGGAGCAATGATTGTTAAAAAAGCACTTGAAGCACCTTTAAGACAGATAGCAGAAAATTCAGGACTTGATGGAGCGGTTGTTGTGCAGAAAGTAAGAGAAAGTGATAATCCTAACTTTGGATTTAATGCTGAAAAAGATGATTTTGAAGACCTTGTAGAAGCAGGAATTATTGACCCAACAAAGGTTGTAAGAAGTGCTCTTGAAAATGCTTCAAGTATGGCTGCATTACTTCTAACAACTGAATCACTGATTACAGAAATACCTGAAAAGAAAGAAAAAACAGCAACCCCACCTCCTTACCCTGAATATTAATGAAGGAAGCCCGCCACTTAATTGTGGCGGGCTTTTTTATTTTAAAATGAAAAGGTATCATCTATATGTAAAAGGTATAGTCCAGGGAGTTGGATTCAGATGGTATGCACAGAGAATAGGAAATTCTATTGGAGTAAGTGGATGGGTGAAGAATTTACCAGATGGTTCTGTTGAAATAGTTGTGGAAGGAGAAAAAGAAAAAATAGAGATATTCATAGAGGAAATGAAAAACGGGTATCTTGGAAAAAACATAACAGAAATAGAGAAAATTGAGGAGGATTTTAAAGGAGAGTTTAAAGGTTTTGAAATAAGGTTCTAAAAATGAAAAATTATAAAGATGTAGCCAAAGAAGGACTTGATGCAGAATTACCTGAAATTGAGTGTTTTGAAAATCAATTCCCATCCTATACAATTACAATTATAATTCCAGAATATACCTCTCTATGTCCGAAAACCGGCCAACCTGATTTTGGAACAATAACAATTGAATATGAACCCGATAAAAAAGTTATTGAATTGAAATCATTAAAAATCTATATTCAGGCATACAGAAACCTTGGAATTTTTTATGAAAATGCTGTCAATAGAATTTTAAGAGATATAGTAAAAGCTGTAAATCCAAAATGGGTAAGAGTTAAAGGTGAATTTAATCCAAGAGGTGGAATAAAATCAATAATTGAGGCAAAATATCCATAACCTATAATATATGAAAAAAAATGAATTGCCTCGTAAAGTTATTATAGGAACAATTATAAAAAGTTTCTGGGAAGAATATCCAGGAATTGAAAAGAGGTTGTCACAACTTTCCCAAATTATAGATGAAATAAACCTGACTTCTTTAAAAATATATAATCGTAATGTTGATATTATTGTGCTTCCAGAAG
Encoded proteins:
- the groES gene encoding co-chaperone GroES — translated: MAAKFKIRPLGDRVVVEPLEAEEKTKGGIILPDTAKEKPQEGKVVAVGKGKLNDKGELTPLEVKVGDKVLYGKYSGTEVTVDNKQYIILREEDILAIVEEKEK
- the groL gene encoding chaperonin GroEL (60 kDa chaperone family; promotes refolding of misfolded polypeptides especially under stressful conditions; forms two stacked rings of heptamers to form a barrel-shaped 14mer; ends can be capped by GroES; misfolded proteins enter the barrel where they are refolded when GroES binds), whose translation is MAKQILLGEEARRKILEGMEIMASSLKPTLGPKGRCAVLEKKFGSPTVINDGVTIAKEIELEDPYLNLGAQLLREVASKTNDVAGDGTTTASLLAVTIAKEGFKNVAAGANPVHLRRGIEKAVKAIVAKLKMMSKPVKDKHEIQQVATIAAANDTEIGKIIAEAMDKVGKEGVITVEEAKGTETELKVVEGMQFDRGYLSPYFITDPERMECVLEDVYILIHDKKISSVKDILPLLEKIAQSGRPLLIIAEEVEGEALATLVVNKMRGTLQCCAVKAPGFGERRKAMLEDIAILTGGQAIMEELGLKLENVDLSMLGRAKRVIVDKENTTIVEGAGSASKIQGRINQIKSEIEKTTSDYDREKLQERLAKLAGGVAVINVGAPTETDMKERKARVEDALSATRAAVEEGVVPGGGVALIRCQDEIDKIKFDDPDEKTGAMIVKKALEAPLRQIAENSGLDGAVVVQKVRESDNPNFGFNAEKDDFEDLVEAGIIDPTKVVRSALENASSMAALLLTTESLITEIPEKKEKTATPPPYPEY
- a CDS encoding acylphosphatase, yielding MKRYHLYVKGIVQGVGFRWYAQRIGNSIGVSGWVKNLPDGSVEIVVEGEKEKIEIFIEEMKNGYLGKNITEIEKIEEDFKGEFKGFEIRF
- the queF gene encoding preQ(1) synthase; amino-acid sequence: MKNYKDVAKEGLDAELPEIECFENQFPSYTITIIIPEYTSLCPKTGQPDFGTITIEYEPDKKVIELKSLKIYIQAYRNLGIFYENAVNRILRDIVKAVNPKWVRVKGEFNPRGGIKSIIEAKYP